From a region of the Triticum aestivum cultivar Chinese Spring chromosome 7D, IWGSC CS RefSeq v2.1, whole genome shotgun sequence genome:
- the LOC123164109 gene encoding uncharacterized protein translates to MEQFHHGHHVRLRCRVHGTFGSYLHAVGDGHGVSLHHSGASMNEAWAVHRHPGQNGQYLLLHSAAYGRYLAATDVPAPPGHRGLRVEQRNYNHPEVDALVWQAILSESGEEVYLRHIGGACLRANGRFGNSDATVDYVDDLDSISITRRCSGSWSPSPPGRSCLAFHARLGFPAISSFG, encoded by the exons CGGCACCTTCGGCTCGTACCTGCACGCCGTCGGGGACGGGCATGGCGTCTCCCTCCACCACTCCGGGGCGTCTATGAACGAGGCTTGGGCGGTGCACCGGCACCCGGGCCAGAACGGACAGTACCTGCTCCTCCACAGCGCCGCCTACGGCCGCTACCTCGCCGCCACGGACGTGCCGGCGCCGCCCGGCCACCGCGGGCTCCGCGTCGAGCAGCGCAACTACAACCATCCTGAAGTGGATGCATTGGTTTGGCAGGCCATCCTCTCGGAATCCGGGGAAGAGGTCTACCTCCGCCACATCGGCGGCGCCTGCCTCCGCGCCAACGGGAGGTTCGGGAACAGCGACGCCACCGTCGACTACGTGGACGACCTCGACAGCATCAGCATCACCAGGCGATGCTCTGGGTCGTGGAGCCCATCCCCGCCAGGGAGATCATGCCTCGCCTTCCACGCCCGGCTTGG CTTCCCGGCCATCAGCTCGTTCGGGTGA